The window CCACCGGTCGTACCTGGCCGGCGCAGCGGTGGGAGTGGTCTCGGGCTTCGGGCTCGACAGCTACCGCCTGGGCCTGCGCGCGATCGTCGAGCACCTGCGCGGGTTGGAAGAACAGAAGTCCTAAGTCCTTGGTCCTAAGTCCTGAGTGGGTTCGGGTACTCGCCCCCGGTGCGTACCCGCCCCTGAGGACTTGGCACTTGGGACTCAGGACTCAGGACTTAGGACTTAGGACTTAGGACTCAGGACTCAATCGCGAATTGGAGAGATAGAGAACGTGGCGACTACGGCAGATTTCCGGAACGGCATGACCCTGAGCATCGACGGCACGCTGTTCACCCTTCTCTGGTTCCAGCATCACAAGCCCGGCAAGGGGAACACGGTGGTGCGCTCGCGGCTGAAGAACGTGCTGACCGGCGCGGTGCTCGAGAAGACCTGGCGCGCGGGCGAGAAGATCGACGAGGTGCGGCTGGAGCACCGGCCCGTCACCTACACGTACAACGACGGGCACCTGTACCACTTCATGGACGCCCAGACGTACGAAGACGTGCCGATCAACGCCGAGGTCATCGGCGAGGACCAGCTGAAGTATCTCAAGGAAGGGATGGAGTGCGAGGGGCTGGTCCACAACGAGAAGGTCATCTCCGTGGAACTCCCCTACTTCGTCACCCTCCAGGTCGTCGAGACCGATCCCGGGGTGCGCGGCGACACCGCCACCGGTGGGACAAAGCCCGCCAAGCTGGAGACGGGCGCCGTGGTGCAGGTTCCCCTGTTCCTGAATGAGGGCGACGTGATCCGCGTCGACCGCCGCGAAGACAAGTACATCGAGCGCGCGAAATGATCGACCTCGAATTCCTGCGCGGCCTGATCGGCGCCGTCGACGAGAGCGGGATCGACTCGCTGGAGATCGCCCGCGGAGGCACCCGCATCCGCATCTCCAAGACGCCGCCCCCGGCGCCCGTGGCCGCCGCGGCCGCACCGATGGCGGCCGCGCCCGCGCACCTGCACATGCCGCCGGTGCACGAGGTGGGGATCGCCCGCGCGGGCGGCGCCGCGGCGCCGTCGGGCGACCAGGGGCAGGCGCCGGCGCCCGCCGCCGCTCCGGCCAGCAACCTGGTGGAGATCAAGAGCCCCATGGTGGGCACCTTCTACCGCGCGCCGGCCCCCGAGGCCCCGTCGTACGTGGAGGTGGGAAGCAAGGTCACCCGCGGGCAGACCCTCTGCATCCTCGAGGCGATGAAGCTGATGAACGAGCTGGAGAGCGACCTGGCCGGCACCGTCCGCGAGATCTGCGTGGACAACGGCGAGCCCGTGGAGTACGGGCAGGTGCTCTTCCGCCTGGAGCCCGCCGCCTGAGCCCATGACCATCTCGACCGACGAGTCCGCCCCGAAGCCCTCCACCGGCCGCGAGTTCAACCTCCGCGAGGCGCTGGAGGAGCTGGTGCGCCGCGGGGGAAGCGACCTGCACCTGAAGGTCGGCCGCCCGCCGGTCGTCCGCGTGAACGGCGACCTGCAGGAGACCGGGCTGACCGTCCTCCGCCCCGAGGACATCAAGCGCTGCGCCGAGCAGACCCTGTCGCCCAAGCAGCGCGAGGTGTTCGCCGAGCGGAAGGAGATCGACTTCGCCATCGGCGTGCAGGGGCTGGGGCGCTTCCGCACCAACATCTTCCAGCAGCGCGGCACGCTGGGGATGGCCTTCCGCGCCATCCCCGTCGACGTTCCCGGGCTGGAGACGCTGGAGCTGCCCGGGGTGCTGGAGGAGATCGCCCTCCTTCCCCGCGGGATGGTGCTGGTGACGGGGATCACCGGCTCGGGGAAGTCGACCACCCTGGCGGCGATGATCCGGCGGCTGAACGAGCAGCGCGCGGTGAACATCGTCACCATCGAGGACCCGATCGAGTTCCTCCACCGCGACGTCAAGAGCATGATCAGCCAGCGCGAGGTGGGGGCCGACACCCTCTCCTTCCACGACGCGCTGCGCCACGTGCTGCGGCAGGACCCCGACGTGATCATGCTGGGCGAGATTCGCGACCGGCCGTCGATGGAGACCGTGCTCAAGGCCGCGGACACGGGGCACATGGTGCTGTCCACGCTGCACACGACCGACGCGGCGCAGACCATCAACCGCATCATCTCCTTCTTCCCGCCGCACCAGCACGCCGAGATCCGGCAGGTGCTGGCCAACGCGCTGAAGGCCATCGTCTCCCTGCGGCTGATCCCCCGCGCCGACAAGCCGGGGCGCGTGCCCGCGGCCGAGGTGCTGGTGAACACCGCCACCATCAGCGAGCTGATCCGCAAGGGCGACGAGCTGGTGACCATCCCCGACCACATCGCCGAGGGGCGGGTGCAGTACGGGATGCAGACCTTCGACCAGAGCCTGCTGGAGCTGTACTCGAAGGGATGGATCAGCTACGACTGGGCCATGCACTACGCCTCGAACCCCAGCGAGTTCGCCCTGCGCGTGTCCGGCGTGAGCCCGGGCGAGCAGGAGGTGTGGCAGGGCGCGCCCGAAACCCTCAAGTGACGGTCCGGTCCTGAAGTGTTCAGAAAGGTATTGATCGCCAACCGCGGCGAGATCGCCCTGCGGGTCATCCGCGCCTGCCGCGAGCTGGGGATCCGCACCGTGGCCGTCTACAGCGAGGCCGACCGCGAGAGCCTGCACGTGCGCTTCGCCGACGAGGACGTGTGCATCGGCCCGCCCCCGGCGCGCGAGAGCTATCTCAACATCCCCCGCATCATCGCCGCGGCCGAGGTCACCGGCGCCGACGCCATCCACCCCGGCTACGGCTTCCTGGCCGAGAACGCGGAGTTCAGCGAGATCTGCGCGGCCAGCGAGCTCACCTTCATCGGCCCCACCCCGCAGCAGATCCGCCTGATGGGCGACAAGGCGGCGGCGCGGCGCACGATGAAGGAGGTGGGCGTCCCCATCGTTCCCGGCACCGACGCCATCGGCGACGCCGACGAGGCGCTGGCCGAGGCGCGGGCGATCGGCTTTCCCGTGCTCATCAAGGCGGCGGCCGGCGGCGGGGGGAAGGGGATGCGGGTGGCGCAGGACGCTGGCGAGTTCGAGCGGCAGTACTCGATGGCGCGCAACGAGGCCGCCGCCGCCTTCGGCGACGACACCGTGTACGTGGAGAAGTACCTCGCGCGCCCGCGCCACATCGAGTTCCAGGTGCTGGGCGACAGCCACGGCCGCGTGATCCACCTGGGCGAGCGCGACTGCTCCATCCAGCGCCGCCACCAGAAGCTGATCGAGGAGGCGCCGTCTCCCGCGCTCTCGGAAGAATTGCGCGAGCGGATGGGCGACGCGGCGGTGCGCGGGGCGCAGGCCATCGAGTACGTGGGCGCGGGCACCATCGAGATGCTGCTGAACGACGACGGGTCGTTCTACTTCATGGAGATGAACACCCGCATCCAGGTGGAGCATCCCGTCACCGAGATGTGCACGGGGTTCGACCTGGTGAAGGAGCAGATCCGCGCCGCGGCGGGGCTCCCGCTCTCCATCCCCGAGCGGGCCATCCACCTGCGCGGCCACGCCATCGAGTGCCGCATCAACGCCGAGGACCCGGCGCGCAACTTCGCCCCTTCGCCCGGGACGATCGCCACCTTCCACCCCCCCGGCGGGCCCGGCGTGCGGGTGGACACGCACATGTACGCGGGCTACCGCGTCCCGCCGTACTACGACTCGCTGCTGATGAAGCTGATCGTGCACGGGTCCAGCCGCGACGAGGCCATCGCGCGGATGCGGCGGGCGCTGGCCGAGACGGTGATCGAGGGCGTGCACACCACCATCCCCTTCCTCCAGGCGGTGATGGACCACCCGGCGTTCATCGCGGGCGAGGTCGACACCAAGTTCCTGGAGCGGATGATGAGCGAGCGGGCGGCCGCATGAAGCTGGACGTGCTGCTGACCCCCGGCGAGCTGATGCCGGGCGACATCGCCGAGCGCACCGTGGTGGTGATCGACGTGCTGCGCGCCAGCAGCACCATCGTGCAGGCGCTGGCCGCCGGCGCCAAGGCGCTCTTCCCGGTCGCGTCGATCGAGGAGGCGCTTAGGCTCGCCAACACGCTGGGGCGCGACGAGGTGCTGCTGTGCGGCGAGCGCAAGTCGCTTCCCATCGAGGGGTTCGACCTGGGGAACTCGCCGGGCGACTTCACCCCCGAGCGGGTGGGGGGGAAGATGCTGGTGATGAGCACCACCAACGGCACCGGGGCGATGATGGCCGCCTCGGCCGCGTCGCGCGTGCTGGTGGGCTCGTTCCTCAACCTGCAGGCGATGGTGGACGAGCTGGTGCGGACGGAGGCCGAGCCGGTGTTCCTCTGCTCCGGCCGCGAGACCAAGTTCGGGCTGGAGGACGCCGTGTGCGCGGGAAAGATGGCCGCCGCGGTGATGGCGGCCGCGGGCGGGGACGCGGAGTGGGAGCTGAACGACGGCGCGCTGGCCGCCCTCGCGCTGGCCGAGCGCTACGCCGAGCTGGAGCCGCTCTTCGCCACTGTCGCGGCGGGGAAGCAGATCGCCGAGGCGGGGCTGGCGGAGGACCTGGCCTTCTGCGCCCAGGCCGACCTGCACGACGCGATCCCCGTGCTCACCGACCGCCAGATCGTCCTCGCCCCGGTGGCCGTCGAGAGCTGATCCTCGGTAGCCGGCGGACAAACGTAGACGAGGCCTCTCGCTCGCGCGGGAGGCCTCTCCTGTTCTCAGCCAATCTCAAAAGAAAGTCTCACGCAGAGTTAGCAGAGTCAGCAGAGTAAAAAACTGCTTACCCTGCTAACCCTGCGTGAGCCCTTCTGTTTTAGTTGCGTACGGGAAAGAAGCTGCCGTTCGGGCCGGTGATGTGCGACACGACGTGCGCAAGATCCTGCAGCCCGACGAGCCGAACCGCGCCTACTCACGCACTGCCGCACTCACGCACTTTCACGCGTACTCCGGCACCCGCTCCAGCAGCCGCCGCCGGTAGCCGCGCGAGAGCTTGACCTCGCTGCCGTCGCGGAGGATGAGGATGCCGTCGCCGGCGGCCATGGGGTGCAGCTCGGCCACGCGGTCGAGCTGCACGATGGCCGAGCGGTGCACGCGCAGGAAGCGGTCGGGGTCCAGCCGCTCCTCCAGCATCCCGATCTTCTCGCGGATCAGGTAGCCCTTCTTGCCGGCGTGCAGGCGCACGTAGTTCCCCTCGGCCTCCACCCAGTCGATGTCGGCGGTGCGCAGGAACTCCACCTTGCCGCGCACCTTCACCATCACCCAGTCGAGGTAGCGGCCGCGCGGGCGCGAGGCGGCCTCGTCGGCGCCGCGGTCGCGGGCCAGCTGCTCCAGGAGCGCGGCCAGGCGGTTGGGTGCGTCGCCGGCGCGGCGCTCGACCTGGGTGCGGCCGCGCTCGAGCGCCTGGTTGAAGCGCTCCACGTCGAACGGCTTGAGCAGGTAGTCGAGCGCGTGCACCTCGAAGGCGCGCAGCGCGTAGCGGTCGTGCGCGGTGACGAAGATCACCGCGGGGAGGTCGCCGCCCAGGTGCTCGAGCACCTCGAAGCCGTCCATCTCGGGCATCTGCACGTCCAGGAACACCAGGTCGGGGCGGGTCTCGCGGATGGCGTCCACGGCCTGGCTCCCGCTCTCGCAGACGGCCACCACGTCCACCTGGTCGTCGTGCTCGCGCAGGAGCCGCAGGACGCGGCGCCGGGCCAGGGGCTCGTCGTCGGCCACCACCACGCGCATCGGCTCGCTCATGCGGCAACCTCCACGGGATGCGCCGCGCGCTGGGGCGCCGGGACGGCCGCGCGGCGGAAGGGGATCTCGACGGCGGCCACGGTGCCGCCGATGGGGCAGTGCGTCAGCTCCAGCCGGGCCTCGGGCCCGTACATCTGCTCCAGCCGCGCGCGGGTGTTGCGCACGCCCACGCCCTGGCGCTGGCGCGGACGCGCGTCCGTCTGCGGGCCGCGGCCGTTGTCGTGCACCTCCATGCGCAGCCGGCCGTTCTCGCGCACAGTCTTCACCAGGATCACGCCGGTGCCGCCCAGCGACGCGGTGCCGTGGCGGATGGCGTTCTCCACCAGCGGCTGCAGCACCAGGTTGGGCACCATCGCATCCCGCGTCTCCGGCTCCACGTTCACCATCACCTCCAGCCGGTCGTGGAAGCGGGTGCGCTGGATCTCCAGGTACGCCTCCAGGAACTCCATCTCCTGCGCCAGCGTGACCTCGTGCGTCTGCGCGTTGTCGACGGTCAGGCGCAGCAGGTCGCCCAGGCGCGCGATCATGCGCTCGGCGGCGTCGGGGTCCTCGTGCACCAGCTCGCTGATGGTGTGCAGGGTGTTGAACAGGAAGTGCGGCTGGATCTGCATCTTCAGCGCTTCCAGCCGCGCCTCGGCCAGGCGCTCGTCCATGCGCGCGGCGTGCACCTCGCGGTCGCGGAAGCGGCGGTAGTAGTCGAAGGCGTACGCGGCGCCCACGATGGCCACGTACCACTGGATGTCGAAGTAGAAGGAGCGGAAGTACTCGAAGAAGGGCGCCGGGTTCTCGGGCCACAGCACGCCGCCCAGCTTCCAGTTGAACACCACCGACGACAGCCCCACCGCCAGCGCCGCGGGAACGTGCACGGCCACCGACAGCGGCCACTTGCGGCGCGTGAAGCGGAAGCGCAGCCCGAGCCAGAAGATCGGGAGGCACAGGAGCGCCCAGTAGTAGGCGTCGGCCAGGTTCCCCACGAACGAGCGCGGGCTGGTGACCTTGGGGATGCCGAAGAAGAAATGGTTGATGTACGGCCGCGCGCCGAAGAACAGCCCGACCACGGTCCAGAACAGGAAGAGCGAGCGCGCGCGCGGCCAGCGTCGCGGGGCGTCGGCGGGAGACGGCGTGGCGTCGGGCATCCGTGGGTCGGTCCGCGGGACGGTGCTGCGGCCGAAGCGCGCGGGGTGCGCGGAGTTCGGGAGGGTGGGCGGAGGAGCCGTGAGCGGCCTCCCCACATCCAACGCCTCAGGACGGATTTCTCGGACAGCCGGTTTCAGCGGCGGCGGATCCGCCGCCGCCCGCTCTCCACGGGTGACACGTCCTTGGGAGATGCGGGAGAACGCCTGTGTTCAGGCGGTGCACCGGGCCTGTCCTGCTAAAATCTTACCCACGGCGTTCCGGGTTTGATCCCCGGCCGATCACGAGGTTTGTCCCAAGCCGCCGCAACCCTTTGGATGCACTTCGGAGAGGATTGGTTGGAGGAGCAAGGATGATGGATTCGCAGCGAAAAGCACGCGCGCGGAGGTGCCGGCCTTATCCCTTCTCCGCCTCCTGCCGGACGAGGCCGAACTCCGCCATCACATCGCCCAGGGAGATCAACTCGTCGCGCGCGGCAGCTACGTCGGCAACGCGATCCAGCGCGCGAAGCAGCAGCTCGAAATTCTCCGGCCTCTCTTCAAAGTCGATCATCCTTCGGTAGCGATCGTATCCGAGCAGGATTCCCACAGGCTCGGTGCCGCGGTGCACTACGATGACATCACCCGACTCCGCTCGCACCAACAGCTCCCGGGCTGAACGGCGCAGGTCGGCCAAGGTGATCATCTCTTCTTGCTCGATCGAAGAATCCATGCTGACCTCCTGGATGAGGGGAGTACAATCTACACACAAATCACCGACCGCTCGACCCTCTGATTCACGAGATTCCAGCTGGGGTGCGGTCGAGGTCACAAAGATTCCTGGGTTTGCAAGCGATTGCGCAGACGCTGATTACGGACTGACCGGCCTCAGGATGATGTCTAAATGGACCCGCGTGCTGGGCGCGGAGTCGCGGACTCTCGAGCTCTCTGCCTCACGATCACAAATCCGTTCGCGGGATGGGCTCCGTATCACCCGCTACGTGTGACGGGAACGCAATCCATCTCCCTCAGATCGAACGGAGGATGTATGAGGATTCCACGGATGCGGCGGGCGCGGGCCGCGGCGGCGGTGCTGGCGGCGCTGGGGTGCGCCGGCGTGCTGGCCGTGCGCGACGGCTTCGGCTCGGACCACCAGGACACGCCCGAGGTCGAGCTCTCGCCGCGGCTGGACATCAACGACGTGTACGCCTTCCCCGGAAGCGACGAGAGCCGCATCGCCCTCGTCGTCACCACCCAGTCGCCCATCACCCCGGCGGCCACGGGCGCGGCGCGCTTCGATCCCAACGCGCTGTACCAGATTAAGATCGACAACACCGGCGACGCGGTGGAGGATCTCGTCCTCCAGCTCCAGTTCGACGACCTGACCGGCGGAGGCCAGCGCGTGGCCCTCTTCGGCCCCATCGCGCCGGCGACGACGGGGAAGTTCAACCGCGTCGCCAAGGCCACGCCGGACGTGGTGGGGAACATCAACACCGTGCTCGCCGGCGGCCCCAACGGCGCGATCCAGCTCTTCGCCGGACCGCGCGACGATCCCTTCTACATCGACCTTGACCAGTTCTTCCGCATCGTCCCCGACCGGCGCCCGTCACGCGGCCCGCTGTCGCTGATCGGCCCCGCGCCCGAGGCGAGCGCCTTCCGCCCGAAGTGCACCAACGGCACGCCGAACGCCGGCCAGTCGCAGTTCGACCCGGCGCACGGGTGCGCGGCCGACTTCGTCCGCACCTTCAACGCGATGGCCATCGTGGTGGAGCTTCCCGAGGCCATGATCAAGGGCGCGGGGAACAACGTGGGGATCTGGGCCACGGTCAGCCGCTGACCGGCGCCTTCAATCACAAAGGAGACGAAGATGAGGATGATCCATGCGGCCCTGCCGGCGCTCGCCGCGGCCGCGCTGCTGGGGGCCGGATGCCGCGACACCCGCACGGTGGTGGAGGTGCAGACCGACACCGTGACCGTGCACGACACCGTCCGCATCGGCAACACCACGGTGACCTTCGACCAGATGGAGCGGCTGGCCAACCCGCTGGTGAGCGAGGTGTTCGTGGACAAGCGCGAGCACGGCCACTTCAACGCCAGCCAGCCGAGCGAGGACGTGGCCCAGTTCCGCGACGACGTCGCCCGTTTCATCACCACGGTGGCCGGGCGCGATGGGGCGTACGCCAACGCCGTCGCCGCCGCGCTCACCCCCGACATGCTGCTGGTGCGGCTCGACAAGACCGGCGGCGGCCCCTTCGGCGCCAACGTGGGGTGGCTGACCTACGTCCTCGATCCCGCCAACGGCTACGGCGGCCGCAAGCTCCAGGGCGACGACGCGGTGGACAAGGGGCTGGCGGTGATCTTCGGCAGCGCGCTGGGGAACAACGCCAACGTCAGCCCCGGGCTGGTGACGGACAACGTGGACGCGAACGATCGCACGCACAGCGCCACGTTCCCGTACCTCGCCGCGCCGAACTGAACGCCGTCCGCCGGCCGAGAGAGTACGAAAGCACGGACGCACGAGGTACGTTGGGGGGATGCGGACGCAGGGGCCGCGGTTTCGACCGGCCGTGGCCCCATCCCACAACGTCGACGGGCGAGGACGCGATGAGACACGGGTGGAGCGCGGTTGCGATGGCCGTTCTGCTGGCGGGCGCCGCTGGGGAAGCGTGCACCCGGCATCCGCCCGCTCCCGCGCCGGTGGCGCCGCCTCCGGCACCGCCTGAGCCGCCGCCATCGCGACACATGGTTGTCGACGGCTTCAACTTTCTCCACGTCTGCCTGGTGCGGGACGGGGAGATGAAGCAGGTGGAGGCCGAGTACAACCCGGCTACGGGCGACACCACCGTCGCCGGACGCCTATTCCGGGAAGTGTATCCCGTCACCGGCGAGTACGCGTCCGCCACGCGGTGGTATGCCGGCAACGAGCCGGTCACGTTCGCGGGCGGCCGGTACGTGAAGGAGGGGCTGACGCGGGTGCTGAACGTGGGGGACGTCGTCCCCGTGGGCACGTACAACGGCGTGACCGTGTTCGCCGAGGAGTCCGATCGCCGGGAACGGCCGGAGGCGCTCTACTTCCCCGTGAGCCCGGCGTGCCTGTTCCAGCCCTACATCCCCGCGGAACGGGGCTATCCTGTCCGTGGGTGAAGAGATCGAGGGGAGATGGAGATGAAGATGCGCAGACGCGCGTTTACAATCGTCGCGGCGATGCTGATCGCCGGCGCGGTGGCCGCATCCGCGCGCGCCGCCGTCGCCCACGCGGACGAGGCGCGGGCGCGGCGCTCGGCCGATGCGATTCGCGCGGCCGCCGCCATCCGCGCGGACGAGGCGGCGCGGCGGGACGCGGAGGTGCGCTTCTTCGAGGCGCGCGTGGCCGAGGACCCCTTCGCCGCGGCGGACCGCGCGCGGCTGGCCGGCCTCTACCTGCAGCGCGCGCGGGAGACGGGCGACTACGCCGACTACCCGCGCGCGGAAGCTGCGGCGCGCGCGTCGCTCGATGCGCGCGGCGAGCGCAACGCCGCTGCCCGCGTGGCGCTGGCGAACGCGCTGATGGCGCAGCACCGCTTCCCGGAGGCGCGGCGCGAGGCGGAGAGGCTGGTCGCCGCGGAGCCGGACCGCGCGTCGTACCGCGGCCTGCTGGGCGAGCTGCAGATGGAGCTGGGGGATTACGATGCGGCCCGCGCGACGTTCGGCTCGCTCCTCTCCGAGCGCGGCAACCTGGGCGTGGCGCCGCGGCTGGCGCGCTGGCTCGAGATGATTGGCCGAACCAACGATGCACGCACGATCCTCTACCAGGCCGGGCAAGACGCGGCCGCGCGCGGCGACCTGCCGCCCGAGCAGGTGGCGTGGTTCCATCTCCGCGCCGGAGACCTGGAACTGCGTAACGGGCGGCTGGACGCGGCGGAGGACGCTTTCCGCGCCGGCCTCGCGGTCCATCCCGAGGACTACCGCCTGCTGGGCGAGATGGCGAAGCTGGCCGCCGCGCGCGGAGACAACGCCGCGGCGCTGGCGCTGGGCGAGCGCGCAGTCGCGCAGGTGCTGGATCCCGCGACGCTGGCGGTGATGAGCGACGCCGCCCTGGCCGCCGGCGACCGCGCGAAGTCGGAGGAGTACGCGCGGGTGATGGAAGTCTCCGTCCGCCGCCAGGCCAGCGCGCTGCACCGCGGCTGGGCGCTCTTCCTCCTCGACGGCGGCCGGCAGATCGACGCGGTCGCGGCGCAGGCCGAGGCCGACCTCCGCGTCCGCCGCGATGTGTACGGGTGGGACCTGCTGGCCTGGGCGCGTCACAGGCAGCACCGCGACGGCGAGGCGCTCGCCGCGATGGCGCAGGCGCTCCGTCTCGGCACGCGCGACGCCACGCTTCTCTTCCACGCGGGGACGATCGAGCACGCGCTCGGCCACGAGGCGGCGGCGGAGCGGTATCTCCGCGACGCGCTGGAGATTAATCCGCACTTCCATCCGCTGCGGGCGCGCGAGGCCCGCGCGGTGCTCGACTCCATCCGCGGCTGAGGTGGGCGATGTCCGAGCTGCTGACCTATCTACAGGTGGGGTTCTGGCACATCGTGAACCCCGAGGCGCTGGATCACATCCTCTTCCTGCTCGTGCTCGCCGCCATCTACCGCTTCCGCGACTGGCGCGACGCGCTGTGGGTGGTCTCCGCGTTCACCGTCGGGCATTCGGTGACGCTGGCGCTCGCCGTCACCGGCGCGGTGCGGCTGCCGACGGACGTCATCGAGTTCCTCATCCCCGTCACCATCGTGCTGACGTGCGGCGAGAACCTGGCGGTGACGGACCGCACGCGCGCGCCGTGGGGCGGGCGCTACCGGCCGGTGTTCGCGGCGGCGTTCGGGCTGGTGCACGGTGCCGGCTTCGCCAACTACCTGCGCGACCTGTTCGTGGACCGCGTGGCCGTGCCGCTGCTCGGCTTCAACCTGGGGATCGAGGCGGGGCAGATCGTGGTGCTGCTGGCCGCGGGCGCCGCGTTCGCGCTGGTAGACCGCGGCCTGCGCGCGGCGCCGCTCCGCCGCATCTCAGCCGCGCCGCTGCGTGCGCGGGTGGTGATGGTGTCGTCCACCGTCGCCGTCGTGGCCGCGGTGTGGGCGGCGCAGCGCAGTCCTTGGTGAGCGGAGTTCGGGGGTGATGGAGATCGATAGTGATGGAGATCGATGGCGATGGATGGAGATTCGCGACGATGCGAGTGAACTCGCGGCCTCGCGGCTACAACCACACGCAGTCCGCCTTCGCGGACTTCATCGGCTCGGCGAGACGATTCGGCTCGTCGGCGCGACGTTCGTCGCGGCGGGGATGGTGATCGCGGCGGCGGGGGCGGCGCCGGGGCGGATGCATCCGCTGCACACCACGCTGACGCAGATCACCGCCGGGCCGGGGCGCGCGACCATCTGGGTGCGCGCGTTCGCGGACGACTTCGCGCGCGGCGTGGCGGCGTCGCCCGCGCCGGCGGGCGGAGACGCGGCGCAGGCGTACCTCGCCGCGTCCGTCGCGGTGTGGGACCGCGCGGGGCGGCGCGTGGCGCTGGCGCCGTGCGGGTCGCGGCGCTCGGGCGACCTGCTGTGGTTCTGCCTGCGCGCGCCGGCGCCGGGC of the Longimicrobium sp. genome contains:
- the efp gene encoding elongation factor P; this encodes MATTADFRNGMTLSIDGTLFTLLWFQHHKPGKGNTVVRSRLKNVLTGAVLEKTWRAGEKIDEVRLEHRPVTYTYNDGHLYHFMDAQTYEDVPINAEVIGEDQLKYLKEGMECEGLVHNEKVISVELPYFVTLQVVETDPGVRGDTATGGTKPAKLETGAVVQVPLFLNEGDVIRVDRREDKYIERAK
- the accB gene encoding acetyl-CoA carboxylase biotin carboxyl carrier protein, translating into MIDLEFLRGLIGAVDESGIDSLEIARGGTRIRISKTPPPAPVAAAAAPMAAAPAHLHMPPVHEVGIARAGGAAAPSGDQGQAPAPAAAPASNLVEIKSPMVGTFYRAPAPEAPSYVEVGSKVTRGQTLCILEAMKLMNELESDLAGTVREICVDNGEPVEYGQVLFRLEPAA
- a CDS encoding PilT/PilU family type 4a pilus ATPase, with the translated sequence MTISTDESAPKPSTGREFNLREALEELVRRGGSDLHLKVGRPPVVRVNGDLQETGLTVLRPEDIKRCAEQTLSPKQREVFAERKEIDFAIGVQGLGRFRTNIFQQRGTLGMAFRAIPVDVPGLETLELPGVLEEIALLPRGMVLVTGITGSGKSTTLAAMIRRLNEQRAVNIVTIEDPIEFLHRDVKSMISQREVGADTLSFHDALRHVLRQDPDVIMLGEIRDRPSMETVLKAADTGHMVLSTLHTTDAAQTINRIISFFPPHQHAEIRQVLANALKAIVSLRLIPRADKPGRVPAAEVLVNTATISELIRKGDELVTIPDHIAEGRVQYGMQTFDQSLLELYSKGWISYDWAMHYASNPSEFALRVSGVSPGEQEVWQGAPETLK
- the accC gene encoding acetyl-CoA carboxylase biotin carboxylase subunit; amino-acid sequence: MIANRGEIALRVIRACRELGIRTVAVYSEADRESLHVRFADEDVCIGPPPARESYLNIPRIIAAAEVTGADAIHPGYGFLAENAEFSEICAASELTFIGPTPQQIRLMGDKAAARRTMKEVGVPIVPGTDAIGDADEALAEARAIGFPVLIKAAAGGGGKGMRVAQDAGEFERQYSMARNEAAAAFGDDTVYVEKYLARPRHIEFQVLGDSHGRVIHLGERDCSIQRRHQKLIEEAPSPALSEELRERMGDAAVRGAQAIEYVGAGTIEMLLNDDGSFYFMEMNTRIQVEHPVTEMCTGFDLVKEQIRAAAGLPLSIPERAIHLRGHAIECRINAEDPARNFAPSPGTIATFHPPGGPGVRVDTHMYAGYRVPPYYDSLLMKLIVHGSSRDEAIARMRRALAETVIEGVHTTIPFLQAVMDHPAFIAGEVDTKFLERMMSERAAA
- a CDS encoding 2-phosphosulfolactate phosphatase; translation: MKLDVLLTPGELMPGDIAERTVVVIDVLRASSTIVQALAAGAKALFPVASIEEALRLANTLGRDEVLLCGERKSLPIEGFDLGNSPGDFTPERVGGKMLVMSTTNGTGAMMAASAASRVLVGSFLNLQAMVDELVRTEAEPVFLCSGRETKFGLEDAVCAGKMAAAVMAAAGGDAEWELNDGALAALALAERYAELEPLFATVAAGKQIAEAGLAEDLAFCAQADLHDAIPVLTDRQIVLAPVAVES
- a CDS encoding LytTR family DNA-binding domain-containing protein, giving the protein MSEPMRVVVADDEPLARRRVLRLLREHDDQVDVVAVCESGSQAVDAIRETRPDLVFLDVQMPEMDGFEVLEHLGGDLPAVIFVTAHDRYALRAFEVHALDYLLKPFDVERFNQALERGRTQVERRAGDAPNRLAALLEQLARDRGADEAASRPRGRYLDWVMVKVRGKVEFLRTADIDWVEAEGNYVRLHAGKKGYLIREKIGMLEERLDPDRFLRVHRSAIVQLDRVAELHPMAAGDGILILRDGSEVKLSRGYRRRLLERVPEYA
- a CDS encoding histidine kinase translates to MPDATPSPADAPRRWPRARSLFLFWTVVGLFFGARPYINHFFFGIPKVTSPRSFVGNLADAYYWALLCLPIFWLGLRFRFTRRKWPLSVAVHVPAALAVGLSSVVFNWKLGGVLWPENPAPFFEYFRSFYFDIQWYVAIVGAAYAFDYYRRFRDREVHAARMDERLAEARLEALKMQIQPHFLFNTLHTISELVHEDPDAAERMIARLGDLLRLTVDNAQTHEVTLAQEMEFLEAYLEIQRTRFHDRLEVMVNVEPETRDAMVPNLVLQPLVENAIRHGTASLGGTGVILVKTVRENGRLRMEVHDNGRGPQTDARPRQRQGVGVRNTRARLEQMYGPEARLELTHCPIGGTVAAVEIPFRRAAVPAPQRAAHPVEVAA
- a CDS encoding type II toxin-antitoxin system prevent-host-death family antitoxin; translation: MDSSIEQEEMITLADLRRSARELLVRAESGDVIVVHRGTEPVGILLGYDRYRRMIDFEERPENFELLLRALDRVADVAAARDELISLGDVMAEFGLVRQEAEKG
- a CDS encoding DUF4331 family protein; the protein is MRIPRMRRARAAAAVLAALGCAGVLAVRDGFGSDHQDTPEVELSPRLDINDVYAFPGSDESRIALVVTTQSPITPAATGAARFDPNALYQIKIDNTGDAVEDLVLQLQFDDLTGGGQRVALFGPIAPATTGKFNRVAKATPDVVGNINTVLAGGPNGAIQLFAGPRDDPFYIDLDQFFRIVPDRRPSRGPLSLIGPAPEASAFRPKCTNGTPNAGQSQFDPAHGCAADFVRTFNAMAIVVELPEAMIKGAGNNVGIWATVSR
- a CDS encoding DUF4331 family protein, producing MRMIHAALPALAAAALLGAGCRDTRTVVEVQTDTVTVHDTVRIGNTTVTFDQMERLANPLVSEVFVDKREHGHFNASQPSEDVAQFRDDVARFITTVAGRDGAYANAVAAALTPDMLLVRLDKTGGGPFGANVGWLTYVLDPANGYGGRKLQGDDAVDKGLAVIFGSALGNNANVSPGLVTDNVDANDRTHSATFPYLAAPN